A stretch of Mobula birostris isolate sMobBir1 chromosome 2, sMobBir1.hap1, whole genome shotgun sequence DNA encodes these proteins:
- the tmem200a gene encoding transmembrane protein 200A isoform X2, giving the protein MTSLDGYGCEERSFALEIAWNRENCLWIVGGARKDGARGFHRSRQLLPIRPRNSLFFPSYVFLFLSRMFSHKAFLVQSGLHSLLNRCPSFHNFDGFRDAQVLITRP; this is encoded by the exons ATGACTTCACTTGACGGGTATGGTTGTGAGGAGAGAAGTTTCGCGTTAG AAATTGCTTGGAACAGAGAAAActgcctttggattgtgggaggagcTAGGAAAGATGGCGCCAGAGGTTTTCATAGATCCAGGCAACTTCTTCCAATTCGTCCACGAAACAGCTTGTTCTTTCCTTCTTATGTCTTTCTTTTCCTGTCAAG GATGTTTTCTCACAAAGCCTTCCTCGTACAGAGTGGGCTCCACAGCCTTTTGAACCGTTGCCCCTCTTTCCATAATTTTGATGGCTTCCGTGATGCTCAG GTTCTTATCACAAGACCATGA